The Deltaproteobacteria bacterium genome window below encodes:
- a CDS encoding alpha/beta hydrolase produces the protein MGWRELSIDIPGLRLAARAFGPEDGAPVLCLHGWLDNAASFATVVPALAQRLPQHRFVALDLPGHGHSAHRGEGFGYAFIDAVADVAAACDARAWSRVAVIGHSLGAALALALAGAQPERVSSLVLVEGLGPLTDAPEQAAATLGRALAEAREKRGRRAPVYATRDEAIERLVAGVMGLSREAAAVLCERGLIEVEGGVTWRADPRLRWQSRLRLVEAQVESLLRAITAPTLFVRGASGFFPDGERVDRRAALVSGLRMVTLPGRHHLHLEHPEPVAAAIAEHLGGA, from the coding sequence ATGGGCTGGCGCGAGCTGAGCATCGACATCCCCGGCTTGCGCCTGGCCGCGCGGGCGTTCGGCCCCGAGGACGGCGCGCCGGTGCTGTGCCTGCACGGCTGGCTCGACAACGCCGCCAGCTTCGCGACGGTGGTGCCGGCGCTGGCCCAGCGGCTGCCGCAGCACCGCTTCGTCGCGCTCGATCTGCCCGGCCACGGCCACTCGGCGCACCGCGGCGAGGGCTTCGGGTACGCCTTCATCGACGCGGTCGCCGACGTCGCCGCGGCCTGCGATGCACGAGCGTGGTCGCGCGTGGCGGTCATCGGCCACTCGCTGGGCGCCGCGCTCGCGCTGGCGCTCGCTGGCGCGCAGCCCGAACGGGTGTCGTCGCTGGTGCTCGTCGAAGGCCTCGGCCCGCTCACCGACGCGCCCGAGCAGGCCGCCGCGACGCTCGGCCGCGCGCTCGCCGAGGCCCGCGAGAAGCGAGGCCGTCGCGCGCCGGTGTACGCCACGCGTGACGAGGCGATCGAGCGCCTGGTCGCCGGCGTGATGGGCTTGTCGCGCGAGGCCGCTGCGGTGCTGTGCGAGCGCGGCCTGATCGAGGTCGAAGGTGGTGTGACGTGGCGGGCCGATCCACGGCTGCGCTGGCAATCGCGGCTGCGGCTGGTCGAAGCCCAGGTCGAGTCGCTGCTGCGGGCCATCACTGCACCGACGCTGTTCGTGCGCGGCGCATCGGGCTTCTTCCCCGACGGGGAACGCGTCGATCGGCGCGCAGCCCTGGTGAGCGGGCTCCGCATGGTCACGCTGCCGGGCCGCCACCACCTGCACCTCGAGCACCCCGAGCCGGTCGCGGCCGCGATCGCGGAGCACCTCGGCGGCGCGTGA
- a CDS encoding crotonase/enoyl-CoA hydratase family protein, whose translation MSVRSERSGAVTTVVLSRPAVRNAVDRETADALAAAFRAFEADDDAHVAVLWGEHGHFCAGADLHAIAEGRGNRLDPSGDGPMGPSRMVLRKPVVAAIAGHAVAGGLELAAWCDLRVAERDATLGVFCRRFGVPLIDGGTVRLPRIIGLGRALDLVLTGRAIGAAEALAIGLVDRVVEPGCARTAAEALAAEIAVLPQACLRSDRDSVYDGLDLSLSQALAREFELGRATLERAEFLDGPRRFHGGAGRHGEPT comes from the coding sequence ATGAGCGTCCGCAGCGAGCGCAGCGGCGCGGTCACGACCGTCGTGCTCTCGCGGCCGGCGGTACGCAACGCCGTCGACCGCGAGACCGCCGACGCGCTCGCCGCGGCGTTCCGTGCGTTCGAGGCCGACGACGACGCCCATGTTGCGGTGTTGTGGGGCGAGCACGGCCACTTCTGTGCCGGTGCCGACCTGCACGCGATCGCCGAGGGTCGCGGCAACCGGCTCGATCCCAGCGGCGACGGGCCGATGGGTCCCTCGCGCATGGTGCTGCGCAAGCCGGTGGTGGCGGCGATCGCCGGCCATGCGGTCGCCGGCGGACTCGAGCTGGCGGCGTGGTGCGATCTACGGGTGGCCGAGCGCGACGCGACGCTCGGGGTGTTCTGCCGCCGTTTTGGCGTGCCGCTCATCGATGGCGGCACCGTGCGACTGCCCCGCATCATCGGGCTCGGACGCGCGCTCGACCTCGTGCTCACCGGCCGGGCCATCGGCGCTGCCGAGGCCCTCGCGATCGGGCTGGTCGATCGCGTGGTCGAGCCAGGCTGCGCCCGCACGGCCGCGGAGGCACTCGCCGCGGAGATCGCCGTGCTGCCGCAGGCATGCCTGCGCAGCGATCGCGACAGCGTGTACGACGGGCTGGACCTCTCGCTGTCGCAGGCGTTGGCGCGGGAGTTCGAGCTCGGCCGCGCGACGCTCGAGCGCGCCGAGTTTCTCGACGGCCCACGGCGCTTCCACGGCGGCGCCGGTCGGCACGGCGAACCCACCTGA
- the tsaB gene encoding tRNA (adenosine(37)-N6)-threonylcarbamoyltransferase complex dimerization subunit type 1 TsaB, whose amino-acid sequence MTSDSPWLLALDASTSHSVLVLGRRREGADAALLTDVHDDRAGSASTRLHERIAALLVAAGLDDARALGTLACGRGPGTFTGTRVAVATAKGLALGLELGVVPCSTLAAIAATHDTDDEVLAVMDARRGDVYAARYRLHDGLPHALTEECCVAAAELAPLSEGVAIAAGPGLVAATAGLPDTLPRLSVAGPSPRGLWRAALAAGAPRPAGELQAVYLRESYAELGLNTPRRPPFRNPLLPPADTGST is encoded by the coding sequence GTGACCAGCGACTCGCCGTGGCTGCTGGCGCTCGACGCCTCGACCTCGCACTCGGTGCTCGTGCTCGGGCGCCGTCGTGAGGGCGCGGACGCGGCACTGCTCACCGATGTGCACGACGACCGCGCTGGCTCGGCGTCGACGCGCCTGCACGAGCGCATCGCCGCGCTGCTGGTCGCCGCAGGCCTCGACGACGCGCGAGCGCTGGGTACGCTCGCGTGCGGACGCGGCCCCGGGACCTTCACGGGCACGCGGGTCGCGGTCGCGACCGCCAAGGGGCTCGCGCTGGGCCTCGAGCTCGGCGTGGTGCCGTGCTCGACGCTGGCGGCGATCGCCGCCACGCACGACACCGACGACGAGGTGCTGGCCGTGATGGACGCGCGGCGTGGCGATGTCTATGCGGCGCGCTACCGGCTCCACGATGGATTGCCGCACGCGCTCACCGAGGAGTGCTGCGTCGCCGCGGCCGAGCTCGCGCCGCTGTCGGAGGGCGTGGCGATCGCGGCGGGACCAGGACTCGTGGCCGCCACGGCCGGCCTGCCCGACACGTTGCCGCGCCTGTCGGTGGCGGGTCCTTCACCGCGGGGTCTGTGGCGGGCAGCGCTCGCCGCCGGAGCGCCGCGGCCGGCCGGCGAGCTGCAGGCGGTGTACCTGCGCGAGAGCTACGCCGAGCTCGGGCTCAACACCCCGCGGCGGCCGCCGTTTCGCAACCCGCTGCTGCCGCCCGCGGACACGGGTTCGACATGA
- a CDS encoding site-2 protease family protein produces the protein MGNLWAFILLIGPLIFVHELGHLLAAKLVDVKVIRFSIGFGPALLRVRFGETEYCLAPIPLGGYVSMLGQGGADDIPAADQDRALSNKPLWARYLVLGAGPLANLLLPILVYFFFFLQHTTLTPAVIGTVLHGSAADQAGLVQGDRIVAIDGHDIRSWKEMTKTVSEAPGVDLEIQVERDGKRLDRTITPTKKMNRNALGVATPVGRLGVMTGFYAPQIGIIDVQSPAYLEGLRTGDTITSINGEPVRTVEELQRMLEGTGGALVRLTFLRATPVASPLGTLLWYESAHAQLLPGKDGGGTGILPANNFVRSVEPGSPAAHAGMRAGDRVLSVDGTATAQWELLADTIGQRREEPMQLEIQSPGEAPRTITLQLETRTWRDIYQQDRQQLWFGAHPFAKLYTSEPEPIRGRFTYALGSAVEETGAVISMMWTTLVQMVTFERGVEDLSSVVGLFKVAGTAAEQGPGQFLLLVALLSVNLGFVNLLPIPILDGGHLLFFTIEAVRRRPLGQRAREIASAVGLVVILLLLLVAARNDILRYWM, from the coding sequence ATGGGCAACCTCTGGGCCTTCATCCTGCTCATCGGGCCGCTGATCTTCGTCCACGAGCTGGGCCATCTGCTGGCCGCCAAGCTGGTCGACGTGAAGGTCATCCGCTTCTCGATCGGCTTCGGCCCCGCGCTGCTCCGGGTTCGCTTCGGCGAGACCGAGTACTGCCTGGCACCGATCCCCCTGGGCGGCTACGTGTCGATGCTCGGGCAGGGCGGCGCCGACGACATCCCCGCCGCCGATCAGGACCGCGCCCTGTCGAACAAGCCACTGTGGGCCCGCTACCTCGTGCTCGGGGCCGGGCCGCTGGCGAACCTGCTGCTGCCGATCCTCGTCTACTTCTTCTTCTTCCTGCAGCACACCACGCTGACGCCGGCGGTGATCGGCACCGTGCTGCACGGCTCCGCGGCCGACCAGGCCGGGCTCGTGCAGGGCGACCGCATCGTCGCCATCGACGGCCACGACATCCGCTCGTGGAAGGAGATGACCAAGACGGTCTCGGAGGCACCGGGCGTCGATCTCGAGATCCAGGTGGAGCGTGACGGCAAGCGGCTCGATCGTACGATCACGCCGACCAAGAAGATGAACCGCAACGCCCTGGGCGTCGCGACGCCGGTCGGGCGCCTGGGCGTGATGACCGGGTTCTATGCGCCGCAGATCGGCATCATCGACGTGCAGTCGCCGGCCTACCTCGAGGGCTTGCGAACCGGCGACACCATCACCTCGATCAACGGCGAGCCGGTGCGCACGGTCGAAGAGCTGCAGCGGATGCTGGAGGGCACCGGCGGCGCGCTGGTGCGGCTGACATTCCTGCGCGCGACGCCGGTGGCGTCGCCGCTGGGCACGCTGCTGTGGTACGAGTCTGCGCACGCGCAGCTGCTACCGGGCAAGGACGGTGGCGGTACCGGCATCCTCCCCGCCAACAACTTCGTGCGTTCGGTCGAGCCCGGCTCGCCGGCGGCGCACGCAGGCATGCGCGCGGGCGACCGCGTGCTGTCCGTCGACGGCACGGCGACGGCTCAGTGGGAGCTGCTCGCCGATACGATCGGGCAGCGACGCGAGGAGCCGATGCAGCTCGAGATCCAGAGCCCGGGCGAGGCGCCGCGCACGATCACGCTGCAGCTCGAGACCCGCACGTGGCGCGACATCTACCAGCAGGACCGCCAGCAGCTGTGGTTCGGCGCCCATCCGTTCGCGAAGCTGTACACCTCGGAGCCGGAGCCGATCCGCGGCCGCTTCACCTACGCACTGGGCTCGGCGGTCGAAGAGACCGGCGCGGTCATCTCGATGATGTGGACCACGCTCGTGCAGATGGTGACCTTCGAGCGCGGCGTGGAGGACCTCTCGAGCGTGGTCGGCCTGTTCAAGGTCGCCGGCACCGCCGCCGAGCAGGGGCCGGGTCAGTTCCTGCTGCTGGTCGCACTGCTCAGCGTGAACCTCGGCTTCGTGAACCTGCTGCCGATCCCGATCCTCGACGGCGGTCACCTGCTGTTCTTCACGATCGAAGCCGTGCGACGCCGGCCGCTGGGCCAGCGCGCCCGCGAGATCGCCAGCGCCGTGGGGCTGGTGGTCATCCTGTTGCTGCTGCTGGTGGCGGCGCGCAACGACATCCTGCGGTACTGGATGTGA
- the bioA gene encoding adenosylmethionine--8-amino-7-oxononanoate transaminase: MADEALLARDLASLWHPASHFDDHALLPPVPIASAHGPWLVTTAGARILDAIASWWTCVHGHCEPAIVEAIAAQARTLDHVMFAGFTHAPAVALAERLLALAGPPLSRVFFADSGADAIEIAVKLSLQHHRQAGAPARRRVAALAHGYHGETLGALALCGNEPYRAPFAGLLHDALFLPTPEISQHRHGDLLTDAGADDAACEQAIALLERHADELAALVVEPLVQCAGRMRMTGSGFLRRIADTAQSLGIHLVTDEIAVGLGRSGRALAGHWCGLRPDMVCVGKGLSGGALPLSAVLVAAPIEAAFHGAPDRAFAHSHTFCGNPIATAAACASVELLRARSGAQLESTIAALDDARAEVAAACRAVQASRQVGTIVAFDLAPHTRAAPDGRTSLSIRRAALRHGLLLRPLGDTLYWMPPLWIDREAVAHLTAGTIASIHEVLGG, translated from the coding sequence ATGGCCGACGAGGCACTGCTCGCGCGCGACCTCGCGTCACTCTGGCACCCCGCCAGTCACTTCGACGATCACGCGCTGCTGCCCCCGGTGCCGATCGCCAGCGCCCACGGGCCTTGGCTGGTGACCACCGCGGGCGCGCGGATCCTCGACGCGATTGCATCGTGGTGGACGTGTGTACACGGTCACTGCGAGCCCGCGATCGTCGAGGCCATCGCCGCCCAGGCCCGCACGCTCGACCACGTGATGTTCGCGGGCTTCACCCACGCGCCCGCGGTCGCGCTCGCCGAACGGCTGCTCGCGCTCGCCGGTCCGCCGCTGTCGCGGGTGTTCTTCGCCGACTCGGGTGCCGATGCGATCGAGATCGCGGTGAAGCTGAGCCTGCAGCACCATCGCCAGGCCGGCGCACCGGCGCGTCGCCGTGTCGCCGCGCTCGCCCACGGCTACCACGGCGAGACCCTCGGTGCGCTGGCGCTGTGCGGCAACGAACCCTACCGGGCGCCGTTCGCTGGGCTGCTGCACGACGCGTTGTTCCTGCCCACGCCCGAGATTTCCCAGCATCGCCACGGCGATCTGCTCACCGACGCCGGCGCCGACGATGCCGCCTGCGAGCAGGCCATCGCGCTGCTCGAACGGCACGCCGACGAGCTGGCGGCGCTGGTGGTGGAGCCGTTGGTGCAGTGCGCCGGGCGCATGCGCATGACCGGCAGCGGCTTCCTACGCCGGATCGCGGACACGGCCCAGTCGCTCGGCATCCACCTCGTCACCGACGAGATCGCGGTCGGGCTGGGCCGCAGCGGCCGCGCCCTGGCGGGGCACTGGTGCGGACTTCGACCCGACATGGTCTGCGTGGGCAAGGGCCTGTCCGGCGGCGCGCTGCCGCTGTCGGCGGTGTTGGTGGCGGCGCCCATCGAAGCCGCGTTCCACGGCGCGCCCGATCGCGCGTTCGCCCACAGCCATACCTTCTGTGGCAACCCCATCGCCACCGCCGCGGCGTGTGCCAGCGTGGAGCTCCTGCGCGCGCGCTCGGGCGCGCAGCTCGAGTCCACCATCGCCGCGCTCGACGACGCCCGCGCCGAGGTCGCGGCGGCGTGTCGCGCCGTGCAGGCCAGCCGGCAAGTCGGCACCATCGTGGCCTTCGACCTCGCGCCCCATACCCGCGCGGCACCGGACGGCCGCACCAGCCTATCGATCCGGCGCGCTGCACTGCGCCACGGCTTGTTGCTGCGCCCGCTGGGTGACACTCTCTACTGGATGCCGCCGCTGTGGATCGATCGCGAGGCCGTCGCGCACCTCACCGCGGGCACGATCGCATCGATCCACGAGGTGCTCGGCGGATGA
- a CDS encoding sigma-54-dependent Fis family transcriptional regulator, protein MSSILIIDDTNKYWELCSRFMPEHQFLPPARNFREAQDALARHRDVDLVLLDVHFDIPEEQLLPEDKQELLSKGDRNRTLERLRRSQGLHILDRLRRTHPDLPVIVMTSRDDLPLDADAERLNAEDYTYLLDDEYLDARSLRLQVEGILARRSRPPAADEPFYWGQTTRMLALRRRLSILARGRLPIILLGETGTGKTLLAREFIHARSQRSGPFVAVDLSTLPHELMGAHLFGVVKGAYTGATASREGVLARADGGTLLLDEIGNLSLDLQKQLLVVLQDGRYSPVGSVDERVVDIKLVVATNEKLASMVAAGRFREDLYMRLNPATAVTLPALRERGEDFGALLDAFIIRVAREPYNRDLVLQYAEQRGLQVPADGAPMPIVIARSLPAKLDPRRLHLLLHPTSFKALREFAWPGNFRQLEMFLSNLITLTMVELVDQADVIEPGDPGQASRPDVVPIPPRVVRDLLRPMELPQDQAGAAGTEPDDGSLRMHVVVQPGDSLNAVSCDVERQYMERLYDNYGGDLGRMAEALLGDPAAGRKVQLRMNQLGIKLRKLKRRGKAS, encoded by the coding sequence ATGTCCTCGATCCTCATCATCGACGACACCAACAAGTACTGGGAGCTGTGCTCGCGCTTCATGCCCGAGCATCAATTCCTGCCGCCGGCCCGCAACTTCCGTGAGGCCCAGGACGCGCTCGCGCGTCACCGGGACGTCGACTTGGTGCTGCTCGACGTCCACTTCGACATCCCCGAGGAGCAGCTGTTGCCCGAGGACAAGCAGGAGCTGCTGTCGAAGGGCGATCGCAACCGCACCCTGGAGCGCCTGCGACGTTCGCAGGGCCTGCACATCCTCGACCGGCTGCGGCGGACCCACCCCGACCTCCCGGTGATCGTGATGACCTCGCGCGACGACCTGCCGCTCGACGCCGACGCCGAGCGACTCAACGCCGAGGACTACACCTATCTGCTCGACGACGAGTACCTCGATGCCCGCTCGCTGCGGCTGCAGGTCGAGGGCATCCTCGCGCGACGCTCGCGCCCGCCGGCCGCCGACGAGCCGTTCTACTGGGGGCAGACCACACGCATGCTCGCGCTGCGACGGCGGCTGTCGATCCTCGCGCGCGGGCGCCTGCCGATCATCTTGCTGGGCGAGACCGGCACCGGCAAGACGCTGCTGGCCCGCGAGTTCATCCACGCCAGGTCGCAGCGATCGGGGCCGTTCGTCGCCGTGGATCTCTCGACGCTGCCCCACGAGCTGATGGGCGCGCACCTGTTCGGTGTGGTCAAGGGCGCATACACCGGCGCGACCGCGTCGCGCGAGGGCGTGCTCGCCCGCGCCGATGGCGGCACCCTCCTGCTCGACGAGATCGGCAACCTCTCGCTCGACCTGCAGAAGCAGCTGCTGGTGGTGCTGCAGGACGGCCGCTACTCGCCGGTCGGCTCGGTCGACGAGCGCGTGGTCGACATCAAGCTGGTGGTCGCCACCAACGAGAAGCTCGCGAGCATGGTGGCGGCCGGCCGCTTCCGCGAGGACCTGTACATGCGGCTCAACCCCGCGACGGCGGTGACGTTGCCGGCGTTGCGCGAGCGCGGTGAGGACTTCGGCGCCCTGCTCGATGCGTTCATCATCCGCGTGGCGCGTGAGCCCTACAACCGCGACCTGGTGCTGCAGTACGCCGAGCAGCGCGGCCTGCAGGTCCCCGCCGACGGCGCGCCGATGCCGATCGTCATTGCGCGGTCGCTGCCGGCGAAGCTCGACCCGCGACGCCTGCACCTGCTGCTGCACCCGACCTCGTTCAAGGCCCTGCGCGAGTTCGCGTGGCCCGGCAACTTCCGCCAGCTCGAGATGTTCCTGTCGAATCTCATCACCCTGACGATGGTCGAGCTGGTCGACCAGGCCGACGTGATCGAGCCCGGCGATCCGGGGCAGGCGAGCCGTCCCGACGTGGTGCCGATCCCACCGCGAGTCGTGCGTGATCTGCTGCGCCCGATGGAGCTGCCGCAGGACCAGGCCGGTGCGGCCGGCACCGAGCCGGACGACGGCAGCCTGCGCATGCATGTCGTCGTGCAGCCGGGTGACTCGCTCAACGCGGTCAGCTGCGACGTCGAGCGACAGTACATGGAGCGGCTCTACGACAACTACGGCGGCGATCTCGGGCGCATGGCCGAGGCGCTGCTCGGCGATCCGGCCGCGGGTCGCAAGGTCCAGCTGCGCATGAACCAACTCGGCATCAAGCTGCGCAAGCTCAAGCGCCGCGGGAAGGCCTCGTGA